A stretch of the Azorhizobium caulinodans ORS 571 genome encodes the following:
- a CDS encoding Mrp/NBP35 family ATP-binding protein: MADITEDMVRSALGSVRTPEGVALAVSPALSGIVVTSGKVYLSVTVDAAQARAWESVRAEAEDAVRTIPGVASALVALTAERKAGARPAAPPPPAVGGHGHSHGPAKGGAIEVPGVASIIAVASGKGGVGKSTVSINLALALRDLGLKVGLLDADIYGPSVPRLAGVHGKPEVEDGRMMLPMDNFGLQLMSIGFMVEEDTPMIWRGPMVMSAISQMLREVKWGPLDVLVVDMPPGTGDAQLTMAQQVGLAGAVIVSTPQDLALIDARRGIAMFKRVNVPILGIVENMATFICPHCGGRSDIFGHGGARAEAEKLGVPFLGEIPLHMRIREMSDAGVPILVSDPDSPQAEGYRAIAQQVRSAISRSGASARPAPRIVIE; the protein is encoded by the coding sequence ATGGCCGACATCACCGAAGATATGGTGCGCAGCGCGCTCGGCTCCGTGCGGACGCCGGAAGGGGTGGCGCTGGCCGTTTCTCCGGCGCTGTCGGGCATCGTGGTCACCAGCGGCAAGGTCTATCTGTCCGTCACCGTGGATGCGGCGCAGGCCCGCGCCTGGGAAAGCGTGCGCGCCGAGGCGGAAGACGCGGTGCGCACCATTCCGGGTGTCGCCTCGGCACTGGTGGCGCTCACCGCCGAACGCAAGGCGGGCGCCCGCCCGGCCGCCCCCCCGCCGCCGGCCGTTGGCGGCCATGGCCACAGCCACGGACCGGCGAAGGGCGGTGCCATCGAGGTGCCCGGCGTTGCCTCCATCATCGCGGTCGCCTCGGGCAAGGGGGGCGTCGGCAAGTCCACCGTGTCCATCAATCTGGCGCTGGCGCTGCGCGATCTCGGCCTCAAGGTCGGCCTGCTGGATGCGGACATTTACGGCCCCTCCGTGCCGCGCCTCGCCGGCGTGCACGGCAAGCCGGAGGTGGAGGATGGGCGCATGATGCTGCCCATGGACAATTTCGGCCTCCAGCTCATGTCCATCGGCTTCATGGTGGAGGAAGACACCCCCATGATCTGGCGCGGGCCGATGGTCATGTCGGCCATCTCGCAGATGCTGCGCGAGGTGAAGTGGGGCCCGCTCGACGTGCTGGTGGTGGATATGCCGCCCGGCACGGGCGATGCCCAGCTGACCATGGCCCAGCAGGTCGGCCTTGCCGGTGCGGTCATCGTCTCGACCCCGCAGGATCTGGCGCTCATCGACGCCCGGCGCGGCATCGCCATGTTCAAGCGCGTGAATGTGCCGATCCTCGGCATCGTCGAGAACATGGCCACCTTCATCTGTCCGCACTGCGGCGGCAGGTCCGACATCTTCGGCCATGGCGGCGCGCGGGCGGAAGCCGAGAAGCTCGGCGTGCCCTTCCTCGGCGAGATCCCGCTGCACATGCGCATCCGCGAGATGTCTGACGCCGGCGTGCCGATCCTCGTGTCCGATCCCGACAGTCCGCAGGCGGAAGGTTATCGCGCCATCGCGCAGCAGGTGCGCTCGGCCATCAGCCGCAGCGGCGCCTCCGCCCGCCCGGCCCCGCGCATCGTCATCGAGTGA
- a CDS encoding glutathione S-transferase: protein MLLYLSARSPNPRRVQFFLAEKGIEVPVEMVDLAAKAHWSEDFRKISPRRTVPVLVLDDGTAVSETIAICRYFEAVQPEPNLFGRDAREIAVVEMWQRRAEIELMQAVQFAFRHVHPALAEREVPQVKEWGEANKTKVLDFLTFLDGELATRAYLAGDRFTVADITAIVAIDFMKVARITAPEELVNLARWRAEVSARPAAKAGA from the coding sequence ATGCTTCTGTACCTGTCCGCCCGCTCGCCCAATCCCCGCCGCGTGCAGTTCTTCCTTGCCGAGAAGGGCATCGAGGTGCCCGTGGAGATGGTGGACCTCGCCGCCAAGGCCCACTGGAGCGAAGACTTCCGCAAGATCAGCCCGCGCCGTACCGTTCCGGTGCTGGTTCTGGATGACGGCACGGCGGTCTCCGAGACCATCGCCATCTGCCGCTATTTCGAGGCGGTGCAGCCCGAGCCCAATCTGTTCGGCCGCGACGCGCGCGAGATTGCGGTGGTGGAGATGTGGCAGCGCCGGGCCGAGATCGAGCTGATGCAGGCGGTGCAGTTCGCCTTCCGCCATGTCCACCCGGCGCTCGCCGAGCGCGAGGTGCCACAGGTGAAGGAATGGGGCGAGGCGAACAAGACCAAGGTGCTGGACTTCCTCACCTTCCTCGATGGCGAACTGGCCACTCGCGCCTATCTCGCCGGCGACCGCTTCACGGTGGCCGACATCACCGCCATCGTCGCCATCGACTTCATGAAGGTGGCCCGCATCACCGCACCCGAGGAACTGGTGAACCTCGCCCGCTGGCGGGCCGAAGTCTCCGCCCGCCCGGCGGCGAAGGCGGGCGCCTGA
- a CDS encoding fatty acyl-AMP ligase: MSSFSSLVDMLRHQAQHTPDKRALVFSSGKPEIEPELSFAGLYAQAATLARQIADQTQPGDRALLVFPSGLEFVVSYFACLMAGVVAVPLMPPRRNANQDSSAAIIADCAPVLALSPAGEAEDPRGTLRQRLADGNVRHLPVALADNATDDLPARAIARQDLAFLQYTSGSTSTPKGVMVSHANLLANLEMMRQRFGNHAGSTHVSWIPLYHDLGLILNLLEPLYVGATCVLMTPSGFMHRPLNWLRNIARFEAEVAAAPNFAYHLCVDRFRADQMEGVDLSRWTLAVNGAEPVRAVTMARFAETFAPYGFNARTLHPTYGLAEATLVVSSAPRGSGVTVREVSAEGLKDRRIAPPKDAEDRQPIVGCGLTMPGQSIAIVDPQTRRRAEPGAIGEIWVHGASVAGGYWNRPEESEATFRAHIEDEPDAGPFLRTGDLGHLDADGELFIAGRIKDVIIIRGVNHYPQDIEGTVADAHPTLRRDYGAVFCVTGEDGTEQVVLVQEVERTKRHAIDETEVFAAIRAAVVNNHEVNVAKIVLIRPGTIPKTTSGKIQRSRTRQQWLDGTLEVWDPRAPESAAEAV; the protein is encoded by the coding sequence ATGAGCTCCTTCTCCTCGCTGGTGGACATGCTGCGCCATCAGGCCCAGCACACGCCCGACAAGCGCGCCCTCGTCTTCTCTTCCGGCAAGCCGGAGATCGAGCCGGAACTAAGCTTCGCCGGCCTCTACGCGCAGGCCGCGACGCTGGCGCGGCAGATTGCGGATCAGACGCAGCCCGGCGACCGGGCGCTGCTCGTCTTCCCGTCCGGGCTTGAGTTCGTCGTCTCCTATTTCGCCTGCCTCATGGCGGGCGTGGTGGCGGTGCCGCTCATGCCGCCCCGGCGCAACGCAAATCAGGATTCCAGCGCCGCCATCATCGCAGATTGCGCCCCCGTGCTCGCGCTCAGCCCGGCGGGCGAGGCGGAAGACCCGCGCGGCACGCTGCGCCAGCGCCTCGCGGACGGCAATGTCCGGCATTTGCCGGTCGCGCTCGCGGACAATGCGACCGACGATCTGCCCGCTCGCGCCATCGCCCGGCAGGATCTGGCCTTCCTGCAATATACGTCCGGCTCCACCTCCACCCCCAAGGGCGTGATGGTGAGCCACGCCAACCTGCTGGCCAATCTGGAAATGATGCGCCAGCGCTTCGGCAATCACGCGGGTTCGACCCATGTGAGCTGGATCCCGCTCTATCACGACCTCGGGCTGATCCTGAACCTGCTGGAGCCGCTGTATGTGGGCGCGACGTGCGTGCTCATGACCCCCTCCGGCTTCATGCACCGACCGCTGAACTGGCTGCGCAACATTGCGCGCTTCGAGGCCGAAGTCGCTGCCGCGCCCAACTTTGCCTACCACCTCTGCGTCGACCGCTTCCGGGCCGACCAGATGGAGGGCGTGGACCTCAGCCGCTGGACGCTGGCGGTGAACGGTGCCGAGCCGGTACGCGCCGTGACCATGGCGCGCTTTGCCGAGACCTTCGCCCCTTACGGCTTCAACGCCCGCACGCTCCATCCCACCTACGGGCTGGCGGAAGCGACCCTCGTCGTGAGTTCCGCCCCGCGCGGCAGCGGGGTAACGGTGCGCGAGGTGAGCGCCGAAGGGCTGAAGGACCGTCGCATCGCGCCGCCGAAGGACGCGGAAGACCGCCAGCCCATCGTCGGCTGCGGCCTCACCATGCCGGGCCAGAGCATCGCCATCGTCGATCCGCAGACCCGCCGCCGCGCCGAGCCCGGTGCCATCGGCGAGATCTGGGTGCATGGGGCGAGCGTCGCCGGCGGCTACTGGAACCGGCCGGAGGAGAGCGAGGCGACCTTCCGGGCGCACATCGAGGACGAGCCCGACGCCGGCCCCTTCCTGCGCACCGGCGACCTCGGACATCTGGATGCGGATGGCGAACTCTTCATCGCCGGCCGCATCAAGGACGTCATCATCATCCGCGGCGTGAACCATTATCCGCAGGACATCGAGGGCACGGTGGCGGATGCCCACCCCACCCTGCGCCGGGACTATGGCGCGGTGTTCTGCGTCACCGGCGAGGACGGCACCGAGCAGGTGGTGCTGGTGCAGGAGGTGGAACGCACCAAGCGCCATGCCATCGACGAGACGGAAGTCTTCGCCGCGATCCGGGCGGCGGTGGTCAACAATCACGAGGTGAACGTGGCGAAGATCGTGCTGATCCGCCCCGGCACCATCCCCAAGACCACCAGCGGCAAGATCCAGCGCAGCCGCACCCGCCAGCAGTGGCTGGACGGCACGCTGGAGGTGTGGGATCCCCGCGCACCGGAATCGGCGGCCGAAGCCGTCTGA
- a CDS encoding acyl carrier protein: protein MPSPSDILSHCRERLAAIVETDASAIADDASFASLGLDSAMAVHFVLEIEEWLGIELYPSVTEDYPTLQTFSAYAASLKA, encoded by the coding sequence ATGCCCAGCCCCAGCGACATCCTCAGCCATTGCCGCGAGCGCCTCGCGGCCATCGTGGAGACGGACGCCTCAGCCATCGCGGATGACGCCAGCTTCGCCAGCCTCGGGCTTGATTCGGCCATGGCCGTGCATTTCGTGCTGGAAATCGAGGAATGGCTCGGCATCGAACTTTATCCTTCGGTGACCGAAGACTATCCGACCCTCCAGACCTTCAGCGCCTATGCGGCGAGCCTCAAGGCGTGA
- a CDS encoding WcbI family polysaccharide biosynthesis putative acetyltransferase, which yields MVVDDAARVAPDFSQARDILSTMEVRLPGRRLADGGVAQDLVLPVRLFMYGPFLRLPEGRYCLSFDGDFSAPVQKGHPMLGVEVIAQNRMLRAWRDFTHEELRAGDRSLFFEVPHALSMESGADAPFEFRFTGFGTSRFTISGLTLRTASEAETAAAPPMRWRMLGRLRLVPASGPVGLSPVSVSALKFWRSWSPLFLPAGLHRLEVAARVGAVSQPDEPALEISVRTRDGGVLGTEVFSSAQLAGERGSFLFEVPPDASLDSGVPQKIDIGIRHFRKASLKLDALDIVHLPAGTGPAAGVFAKTVRGATTRKKILVFGNCQGSLVARAFRENPGFSKQFSVKHHFMELPPNLHEQGRRDIEECDLLLIQDIKEWEQYPLKEHVPADLPTLRYPCVRFASLWPFDAFNGPDDKFARNKDYPNFEFTYFDGLLARLRKEIPDPEARFAAYRDLDVKGVIDPKRLHTFEEKRLLAMDEKFPAGMGAYILENFRRKRVFYTTAHPNGAILSMLMKYLAKELGVRQLFWFSGPLDSLRSLQIPVHPKVAAALDVRWAGADARYLVRGEKVTWEDYFRKYISYYG from the coding sequence ATGGTGGTTGACGACGCGGCGCGCGTGGCGCCGGATTTTTCGCAGGCGCGCGACATCCTCTCCACCATGGAAGTGCGTTTGCCAGGTCGCCGTCTCGCCGATGGCGGCGTCGCGCAGGATCTGGTCCTGCCGGTACGCCTGTTCATGTACGGCCCCTTCCTGCGGCTGCCGGAGGGGCGGTATTGCCTGAGCTTCGACGGCGATTTCTCCGCCCCCGTGCAGAAGGGCCACCCCATGCTGGGCGTGGAGGTGATCGCGCAGAACCGGATGCTGCGGGCGTGGCGGGACTTCACCCATGAGGAACTGCGCGCGGGGGACCGCTCGCTCTTTTTCGAGGTGCCCCACGCCCTCTCCATGGAGAGCGGGGCGGACGCGCCGTTCGAGTTCCGCTTCACCGGGTTCGGCACCTCGCGCTTCACCATCTCCGGCCTGACGCTGCGCACGGCCAGCGAAGCGGAAACCGCCGCCGCCCCGCCCATGCGCTGGCGCATGCTGGGGCGCCTGCGGCTCGTGCCCGCCTCCGGACCGGTCGGGCTGTCGCCCGTTTCAGTCTCCGCGCTCAAGTTCTGGCGCTCCTGGTCGCCGCTCTTCCTGCCCGCCGGACTGCACCGGCTGGAGGTAGCGGCGCGCGTCGGTGCGGTTTCGCAGCCGGACGAGCCGGCGCTGGAGATTTCCGTGCGCACCCGGGACGGCGGTGTGCTCGGGACCGAGGTGTTCAGCAGCGCGCAACTGGCGGGGGAACGGGGCAGCTTCCTGTTCGAGGTGCCGCCCGACGCCAGCCTCGATTCCGGCGTGCCGCAGAAGATCGACATCGGCATCCGCCATTTCCGCAAGGCCTCCCTGAAGCTCGACGCGCTGGACATCGTCCATCTGCCGGCGGGGACGGGGCCTGCGGCGGGCGTCTTCGCCAAGACGGTGCGCGGGGCGACCACGCGCAAGAAGATCCTCGTCTTCGGCAATTGCCAGGGCAGCTTGGTGGCGCGGGCCTTCCGGGAAAATCCTGGCTTCTCGAAGCAGTTCTCGGTGAAGCACCATTTCATGGAGCTGCCGCCCAACCTGCATGAGCAGGGCCGCCGGGACATCGAGGAATGTGACTTGCTGCTCATCCAGGACATCAAGGAATGGGAGCAGTATCCGCTGAAGGAGCACGTGCCGGCCGACCTGCCGACGCTGCGCTATCCCTGCGTGCGCTTTGCCTCGCTCTGGCCGTTCGACGCCTTCAACGGGCCGGATGACAAGTTCGCCCGCAACAAGGACTATCCCAACTTCGAGTTCACCTATTTCGACGGTTTGCTGGCCCGGCTGCGCAAGGAGATACCCGATCCCGAGGCGCGCTTTGCCGCCTATCGTGATCTCGACGTGAAGGGGGTGATCGACCCCAAGCGCCTGCATACGTTCGAGGAGAAGCGCCTGCTGGCCATGGACGAGAAGTTCCCGGCCGGCATGGGGGCCTACATTCTGGAGAATTTCCGCAGGAAGCGGGTCTTCTACACCACCGCCCATCCCAACGGTGCCATCCTCTCCATGCTGATGAAGTATCTGGCGAAGGAACTGGGGGTGCGGCAGCTCTTCTGGTTCTCCGGCCCGCTGGATTCGCTCCGCAGCCTCCAGATCCCCGTGCATCCGAAGGTGGCGGCGGCGCTCGACGTGCGCTGGGCGGGGGCGGATGCGCGCTATCTGGTGCGCGGCGAGAAGGTCACGTGGGAGGACTATTTCCGCAAGTACATCAGCTATTACGGCTGA
- a CDS encoding uracil-DNA glycosylase family protein yields MTDQLERPNLEAELEERGAVDPPLADLLADIRACRRCVEAPLGRPMPHEPRPVLRASSTARILIASQAPGTKVHLTGLTFHDASGDRLRQWMGVSRAVFYDTAQIAIVPMGFCFPGQDANGGDLPPRRECRATWHDRLFAALPAFDLILAIGRPAQLYHLKRLGREAQIGDSLTQTVANWRQVRAAAERPRVYALPHPSWRNTGWLKRNPWFEQDLLPELRADIAQALARSG; encoded by the coding sequence ATGACGGACCAGCTTGAGCGGCCGAATCTGGAAGCGGAACTGGAGGAACGGGGCGCGGTCGATCCGCCGCTCGCTGACCTGCTTGCGGATATCCGAGCCTGCCGCAGATGTGTCGAGGCTCCGCTGGGCCGGCCGATGCCCCATGAGCCGAGGCCGGTGCTCCGCGCCTCCTCCACCGCCCGCATCCTCATCGCCAGCCAGGCGCCGGGGACGAAGGTGCACCTGACCGGCCTCACCTTCCATGATGCCTCGGGCGACCGCCTGCGGCAGTGGATGGGGGTGTCGCGGGCGGTCTTCTATGACACGGCGCAGATCGCCATCGTGCCCATGGGCTTCTGCTTTCCGGGGCAGGATGCCAATGGCGGCGACCTGCCGCCCCGGCGGGAATGCCGCGCCACATGGCATGATCGCCTGTTCGCGGCCCTGCCGGCGTTCGATCTCATCCTCGCCATCGGCCGCCCGGCGCAGCTCTATCATCTGAAGCGGCTGGGCCGGGAGGCGCAGATCGGCGACAGCCTCACGCAGACGGTGGCGAACTGGCGGCAGGTGCGGGCGGCGGCGGAACGGCCCCGCGTTTATGCGCTGCCCCATCCCTCCTGGCGCAACACGGGGTGGCTGAAGCGCAATCCCTGGTTCGAGCAGGATCTGCTTCCCGAGCTGCGCGCGGATATCGCACAGGCGCTCGCCCGGTCCGGGTGA
- a CDS encoding TRAP transporter substrate-binding protein, which translates to MKRRDFLASAGAGVAASAAVAMPAIAQSAPEVKWRCTSSFPKSLDTIYGAAELMSKTVAEATDGKFQIQVFAAGEIVPGLQALDATQNKTVEMCHTASYYYVGKDPTFAFGSAFPFGLNARQINAWFYHGGGLELLNEFYKKYGVYMLPGGNTGGQMGGWFRKEIKTTQDLQGLKMRIAGIAGQILAKLGVVPQQLAGGDIYPALEKGTIDAAEWVGPYDDEKLGLQKVAQYYYYPGWWEGCASLTFFYNQEKWNELPKNYQAILRSAAAQANGDMLANYDTKNPAAVQRLVKAGAQLRRFPNEMMDASYKAAQELYEEIGAKNPDFKKVHDHAKAFRNEEYLWWQIVEYTYDDYMVRARTRG; encoded by the coding sequence ATGAAACGTCGTGATTTTCTTGCTTCCGCAGGTGCCGGTGTCGCGGCTTCTGCCGCTGTGGCCATGCCGGCGATCGCGCAGTCCGCGCCCGAGGTGAAGTGGCGCTGCACGTCGTCCTTCCCGAAGTCGCTGGACACCATCTATGGCGCCGCCGAGCTGATGTCCAAGACGGTCGCGGAAGCGACCGACGGCAAGTTCCAGATCCAGGTGTTCGCGGCCGGCGAAATCGTGCCCGGCCTGCAGGCCCTCGACGCGACGCAGAACAAGACCGTCGAGATGTGCCACACGGCGTCCTATTACTATGTGGGCAAGGATCCGACTTTCGCCTTCGGCTCGGCGTTCCCGTTCGGCCTCAATGCACGCCAGATCAATGCGTGGTTCTACCACGGCGGCGGCCTTGAGCTGCTGAACGAGTTCTACAAGAAGTACGGCGTCTACATGCTGCCCGGCGGCAACACCGGCGGCCAGATGGGCGGCTGGTTCCGCAAGGAGATCAAGACCACCCAGGATCTCCAGGGCCTGAAGATGCGAATCGCGGGGATCGCCGGCCAGATCCTGGCCAAGCTCGGCGTGGTCCCGCAGCAGCTCGCCGGCGGCGACATCTATCCGGCGCTCGAAAAGGGCACCATCGATGCGGCCGAGTGGGTCGGCCCCTATGACGACGAGAAGCTCGGCCTCCAGAAGGTGGCGCAGTATTATTATTATCCCGGCTGGTGGGAAGGCTGCGCCTCGCTGACCTTCTTCTACAACCAGGAAAAGTGGAACGAGCTGCCCAAGAACTACCAGGCCATCCTGCGTTCGGCGGCCGCTCAGGCCAATGGCGACATGCTGGCCAATTACGACACCAAGAACCCCGCCGCCGTGCAGCGGCTGGTGAAGGCGGGTGCCCAGCTGCGCCGCTTCCCCAATGAGATGATGGATGCCAGCTACAAGGCGGCCCAGGAACTCTATGAGGAAATCGGCGCCAAGAACCCGGACTTCAAGAAGGTGCACGATCACGCCAAGGCGTTCCGCAACGAGGAATACCTGTGGTGGCAGATCGTTGAATACACCTACGACGACTACATGGTGCGCGCCCGCACCCGCGGCTGA